A window from Methanobacterium sp. encodes these proteins:
- a CDS encoding nucleotidyltransferase family protein, whose translation MEEKKEVQYEIEDVKRKILPILKHYGVKKAGLFGSIVRGELREDSDIDILVEIEKDISLLDFVEFKLEIEEKLGRKVDLVEYSAIKPLLKNIILREQVAIL comes from the coding sequence ATGGAAGAAAAGAAAGAAGTGCAATATGAAATTGAAGATGTAAAAAGAAAAATACTTCCTATTTTAAAGCACTATGGGGTTAAAAAAGCCGGATTATTTGGATCAATAGTTCGAGGAGAGCTGCGAGAAGACAGTGATATTGATATTCTTGTTGAAATTGAAAAAGACATCAGTCTACTGGATTTTGTTGAGTTTAAACTTGAAATTGAGGAAAAACTGGGAAGAAAAGTCGATCTGGTGGAATACAGTGCAATTAAACCTCTTTTAAAGAACATAATACTTAGGGAACAGGTGGCAATTCTTTGA
- a CDS encoding DUF86 domain-containing protein: MLFLEASENLFSLRRKLIIFERLEIIGEAVKNIPQEIKDKYVEIPWKQIAGMRDILIHQYSSVKLERVWIVVKRDIPDLKGKIVNLKENIEE; encoded by the coding sequence ATGCTGTTTTTAGAAGCTAGCGAAAACTTGTTTTCGCTGCGCCGAAAATTAATAATTTTCGAGCGATTAGAGATCATAGGAGAGGCGGTTAAGAACATTCCACAAGAAATAAAGGATAAATATGTGGAAATACCATGGAAACAGATTGCAGGGATGAGAGACATTCTCATACACCAATATTCTAGTGTTAAGCTGGAAAGAGTCTGGATTGTGGTAAAAAGAGATATTCCTGATTTAAAAGGTAAGATAGTTAATTTGAAAGAGAATATTGAAGAATAA
- a CDS encoding ADP-ribosylglycohydrolase family protein, producing the protein MSKSLKDRFRGCLIGLAVGDALGVPIEFMHPGTFEPVTDFRSGGPHGLEAGEWSDDTSLTLCLAESLIEKKEFDPADQLERYRRWYREGHLSITGSCFDIGNTTREAIHKFEETGKHYCGQKDEYSCGNGSLMRLAPVPMFYYRDPIKAIEKSGDSSRTTHGHQKVIDACKYMGGIICGAVNGVSKEELLSKRYSPVEGYFDENPLDPEIDEVASGSFKDREPPEIRGRGYVVKSLEAALWAFYKGKDFEEGCLLAVNLGEDADTTGAIYGYIAGAYYGESGILGKWRDGLAEFDLIDSFAEELYEISRNSV; encoded by the coding sequence ATGAGCAAATCATTAAAAGACAGATTCCGAGGCTGTTTAATTGGACTTGCAGTGGGTGATGCATTAGGCGTTCCAATCGAATTTATGCATCCAGGGACATTTGAACCTGTAACTGATTTTAGAAGCGGGGGACCTCATGGTTTAGAAGCTGGAGAATGGAGCGATGACACATCACTGACTTTATGTCTTGCTGAAAGCTTAATAGAGAAAAAAGAATTCGATCCAGCTGATCAGTTAGAAAGATACAGGCGCTGGTACCGCGAAGGACATTTAAGCATCACTGGGAGTTGCTTTGATATTGGAAACACAACCAGAGAAGCTATACATAAATTTGAAGAAACTGGTAAACATTATTGTGGCCAAAAAGATGAATATTCATGTGGTAACGGATCATTAATGCGATTAGCTCCAGTCCCAATGTTTTATTATCGGGATCCGATAAAAGCAATTGAAAAATCCGGCGACAGCTCAAGAACAACCCATGGACACCAGAAGGTAATCGATGCCTGTAAATACATGGGTGGAATAATCTGTGGAGCAGTTAATGGGGTTTCAAAGGAAGAACTGCTTTCAAAGAGATATTCTCCAGTTGAAGGCTATTTTGATGAAAATCCATTAGATCCAGAGATTGATGAAGTGGCTTCAGGTTCATTTAAAGATAGAGAGCCTCCAGAGATTCGTGGAAGAGGATATGTGGTTAAAAGTTTAGAAGCGGCTCTCTGGGCTTTTTATAAAGGTAAAGATTTTGAAGAAGGCTGCTTGCTGGCTGTTAATTTGGGTGAAGATGCTGATACTACCGGGGCTATTTATGGGTATATTGCGGGGGCTTATTATGGTGAGAGCGGGATTCTGGGGAAATGGCGTGATGGATTGGCGGAATTTGATTTGATCGATTCTTTTGCTGAGGAATTATATGAAATTAGTAGAAATTCAGTATAA